The Paucidesulfovibrio gracilis DSM 16080 genome has a window encoding:
- a CDS encoding radical SAM protein — MAFKYIFGPVMSGRLGLSLGLDLLGENICSMDCVYCEVGATTTLTLDRRAWVPARVILDELSRWVAEGGDTEYVTLGGSGEPTLNADMGEVIRGVRRIVPGKPVAVLTNASTLHLPDVRRELCLADVVLPSLDSLVPQEMRRLNRCVAGVDPETVAQGLLAFREEFSGAIFLEVLLAAGYNDSKENLQALQEFVPRLDPDRVDVVTLTRPGTLDAARAVDESTMARWREALHAHQPHAAHAEARVRQLPPEQAADAVRSSLARRPQTVLQLAGGIGLAPERVREALERLERENALVTREGEGGPYYSVRR; from the coding sequence ATGGCATTCAAGTATATTTTCGGACCGGTCATGTCCGGCAGGCTTGGCCTTTCATTGGGCCTGGACCTGCTTGGGGAAAACATCTGCAGCATGGATTGCGTCTACTGCGAGGTGGGCGCCACCACCACCCTGACCCTGGATCGCCGGGCCTGGGTACCCGCCCGGGTAATTTTGGACGAGCTTTCCCGCTGGGTTGCGGAGGGCGGGGATACCGAGTACGTGACCCTGGGCGGTTCGGGTGAGCCTACGCTCAACGCGGACATGGGCGAGGTCATCCGGGGAGTGCGGCGCATTGTTCCGGGCAAGCCCGTGGCCGTGCTCACCAACGCCAGCACCCTGCACCTGCCCGACGTGCGTCGGGAGCTTTGCCTTGCCGATGTGGTTCTTCCTTCCCTGGATTCTCTCGTACCCCAGGAAATGCGCCGACTCAACCGTTGTGTGGCGGGTGTGGATCCGGAAACCGTTGCACAGGGGCTGTTGGCCTTTCGTGAGGAGTTTTCCGGCGCGATTTTTCTGGAGGTGCTCCTGGCGGCCGGATACAACGATTCCAAGGAAAACTTGCAGGCGTTGCAGGAATTCGTTCCCCGCCTGGACCCGGACCGTGTGGACGTGGTAACCCTTACCCGGCCCGGAACCCTGGATGCGGCCAGGGCCGTGGATGAAAGCACCATGGCCCGCTGGCGCGAGGCGCTGCACGCGCATCAGCCGCACGCGGCCCATGCCGAAGCCCGGGTCCGGCAATTGCCACCCGAGCAAGCTGCCGATGCGGTGCGATCCTCGCTTGCGCGCAGACCGCAAACCGTACTACAGTTGGCGGGTGGAATCGGGCTTGCCCCGGAACGGGTGCGCGAGGCGCTGGAACGGCTGGAGCGGGAAAACGCTCTGGTCACCCGGGAAGGAGAGGGCGGCCCGTATTATTCCGTGCGCCGCTGA
- a CDS encoding tRNA (adenine-N1)-methyltransferase → MLNSGDLVLLISPKGKRYLHKLDPQAEVHTHDGRILMSEVAEAGYGRRVRTHLGRPYLVLRPTVHDLIKNVKRSTQIMYPKEIGYLLLKLGVGPGMTVIESGTGSGGLTTALAWYVGDTGKVITYERREEFYRLARKNLERVGLAHRVEQVNQDISEGFRHNGAHALFLDVRTPWDYLESIPSAVIPGAMCGFLLPTVNQVSDLLRGLERGPFQDVEVLEILVRRYKPVADRLRPEDRMVAHTGFLVFARYIEADSPKDALETAAPQTEQHPAETDGGTLEAASEQAVPNPEPGERMQAEFGVPGQHTAAPEADDDGSDAQ, encoded by the coding sequence ATGTTGAATTCTGGAGATTTGGTACTGCTCATCAGCCCCAAGGGCAAGCGGTATCTGCATAAGCTCGACCCCCAGGCCGAGGTCCACACCCACGACGGCCGCATTCTCATGTCCGAGGTGGCCGAGGCAGGATACGGACGCCGCGTCCGCACCCATTTGGGCAGACCCTATCTCGTGCTCCGTCCCACTGTGCACGATTTGATCAAAAACGTGAAGCGGTCCACCCAGATTATGTACCCCAAGGAAATCGGCTATCTGCTGCTGAAATTGGGGGTTGGCCCGGGCATGACCGTAATTGAGTCCGGCACCGGATCCGGCGGCCTGACCACGGCTCTGGCCTGGTACGTGGGCGATACCGGCAAGGTCATCACCTACGAACGGCGCGAGGAATTCTACCGCCTGGCGCGCAAGAACCTGGAACGCGTCGGCCTGGCCCATCGTGTGGAGCAGGTCAACCAGGATATTTCCGAAGGATTCCGGCACAACGGCGCCCACGCTCTGTTCCTGGACGTACGCACGCCCTGGGATTACCTAGAATCCATCCCCTCCGCCGTGATCCCCGGAGCCATGTGCGGCTTTTTGCTGCCCACGGTGAACCAGGTCAGCGACCTGCTGCGCGGCCTGGAGCGCGGCCCGTTCCAGGATGTGGAAGTGCTGGAAATCCTGGTCCGCCGCTACAAGCCCGTGGCCGACCGGCTGCGGCCCGAAGACCGCATGGTGGCCCACACCGGTTTCCTGGTCTTTGCCCGCTACATTGAGGCGGATTCTCCCAAGGATGCGCTTGAAACCGCGGCCCCCCAGACGGAACAACATCCCGCGGAGACCGACGGCGGCACCCTGGAAGCCGCTTCCGAACAGGCCGTGCCGAATCCGGAACCCGGCGAACGCATGCAGGCCGAATTCGGCGTACCCGGCCAGCACACCGCCGCCCCCGAAGCGGACGACGACGGCAGCGACGCCCAATAA
- the trhA gene encoding PAQR family membrane homeostasis protein TrhA, with protein sequence MSDSVMRRPFCGLRDPLAGLTHLLGALGGIAALVVLLVRAATHGTAWHVTSFAIFGAAMILLYTASTLYHWIPYAERRTRRLRKLDHLMIFVMIAGTYTPICLVPLRGAWGWSIFGVVWGLALAGSAVKLCWMNAPRWLSTGFYILMGWVVVAAVWPLVQALTPGALLWLLAGGLSYTLGGVVYALRRPDPWPRVFGFHEIFHIFVLLGSFCHFWVMYAYIAQLP encoded by the coding sequence ATGAGTGATTCCGTGATGCGCCGTCCCTTTTGCGGACTGCGCGACCCCCTGGCCGGCCTGACCCATCTGCTGGGCGCGCTCGGCGGGATTGCGGCCCTGGTGGTCCTGCTGGTCCGTGCAGCGACCCACGGCACGGCCTGGCATGTGACCTCATTCGCTATTTTCGGCGCGGCCATGATCCTGCTCTACACGGCCAGCACGCTCTACCACTGGATCCCCTACGCAGAGCGGCGCACCCGGCGACTGCGCAAGCTGGACCATCTGATGATCTTCGTGATGATCGCGGGTACCTATACGCCCATCTGCCTGGTGCCGCTTCGCGGCGCATGGGGCTGGTCCATTTTCGGCGTGGTCTGGGGGCTGGCCCTGGCGGGCAGTGCGGTCAAGCTCTGCTGGATGAACGCCCCGCGCTGGCTTTCCACAGGATTTTATATTTTGATGGGCTGGGTGGTGGTGGCCGCGGTGTGGCCGCTGGTGCAAGCCCTGACCCCGGGAGCGCTGCTCTGGCTGCTGGCAGGCGGACTGAGCTACACCCTGGGCGGCGTGGTCTATGCCCTGCGCCGACCCGATCCTTGGCCCCGGGTGTTTGGATTCCACGAGATCTTCCACATCTTTGTGCTGCTGGGCAGCTTTTGCCATTTTTGGGTCATGTACGCCTACATCGCCCAACTGCCCTGA
- a CDS encoding TIGR00341 family protein encodes MSLRMVEIVCDNAGKDRVLAEMRQFDDDRFLSWSAGEDEDDEPLRARVLLDGDVASGLVDRLERRFSGETGFRIVIYPVQATIPRLEPPENNSEPGSEPEQTETPDASPKREGVIREELRAAVQEGAEFTGLFALLATLASVVASIGLLRDNPAVVIGAMVIAPLLGPNVGLALATVLGDARLARASLGTLAGGIALVVAPALALGWLLGADAGSGELAARTVVGLSDVALALAAGVAGIVSLSRGASTALVGVMVALALVPPLSACGLFWGAGELDHAASAGLLALTNVVCLNLAGVLTFAIRGVRPLWYHEIRSARSAVFRALAFWTMLLLAVTAVIVLNWRFF; translated from the coding sequence ATGAGTCTGCGCATGGTGGAAATCGTATGCGACAACGCGGGCAAGGATCGCGTGCTCGCGGAAATGCGACAATTCGACGACGACCGTTTTCTGAGCTGGAGCGCGGGCGAGGACGAGGACGATGAGCCGCTGCGGGCGCGGGTGCTGTTGGACGGGGATGTGGCTTCCGGGCTGGTGGACCGGCTGGAGCGACGCTTTTCCGGGGAAACCGGCTTCCGCATCGTTATTTATCCGGTCCAGGCCACGATTCCCCGATTGGAACCGCCGGAAAACAACAGCGAACCTGGATCGGAACCTGAGCAGACCGAGACGCCGGACGCGTCCCCAAAGCGTGAGGGCGTGATTCGGGAAGAGTTGCGGGCCGCGGTGCAGGAGGGAGCGGAGTTCACCGGGCTGTTTGCGCTGCTGGCCACGCTGGCGTCGGTGGTGGCGTCCATCGGCCTGTTGCGGGACAACCCCGCCGTGGTCATCGGCGCCATGGTCATTGCGCCGCTGCTTGGTCCCAATGTGGGGCTGGCCTTGGCCACGGTTCTTGGGGATGCGCGGCTGGCCCGCGCCTCGTTGGGAACCCTGGCCGGGGGCATTGCTCTGGTTGTTGCTCCGGCGCTGGCGCTCGGCTGGTTGCTGGGCGCTGATGCAGGGTCCGGGGAATTGGCTGCGCGCACCGTGGTGGGCCTTTCGGACGTGGCCCTGGCCCTGGCGGCTGGCGTGGCGGGCATCGTCTCGTTGAGCCGGGGGGCATCCACGGCCCTGGTGGGGGTCATGGTGGCTCTGGCGTTAGTGCCGCCGCTTTCGGCCTGCGGGTTGTTTTGGGGAGCCGGAGAGCTGGACCATGCCGCAAGTGCGGGGTTGCTCGCCCTGACCAACGTGGTCTGTCTGAATCTGGCCGGGGTATTGACCTTTGCGATCCGCGGAGTGCGGCCTCTCTGGTACCATGAAATCCGGTCCGCCCGGTCTGCTGTGTTTCGCGCCCTGGCATTTTGGACGATGCTTTTGTTGGCGGTGACCGCTGTGATCGTTTTGAACTGGCGCTTTTTTTGA
- a CDS encoding phosphotransferase — translation MLDPLEMFGLRTRRVLPGVALCGSPQRCAARSVREDRQGRQWILEQLRRDQLDRRRAVAGILERLRAMGLERLPEIRRSVNQEHVGRCAGMHWQLTRYVPSDPLPRPGYLDHAERGVELAAFLTDFSPACRNLPLKAADPLGPALDPLAYARDLEETVRRAHPRVHSRLCAVLRGLKSHQDALSALPVSWQHGDFHPLNVLWRGRKAVAVIDWEFLGLRPECWDVGNMLGCLGFEHPSGLVGPLAAGLVQGVARAGILSAASWAVLPEFMVLQRSAWLAEWLRQGDGDLVDMELDYMEWLLREADHLRSVWNSAVPEGEAA, via the coding sequence ATGCTTGATCCCCTGGAAATGTTCGGATTGCGTACCCGTCGGGTGTTGCCGGGCGTTGCCTTGTGCGGCAGTCCGCAACGCTGCGCGGCACGCTCCGTGCGCGAGGACCGGCAGGGCAGACAATGGATCCTGGAGCAGCTTCGCCGGGATCAGCTGGACCGTCGGCGCGCCGTGGCCGGCATCCTGGAGCGGTTGCGCGCTATGGGGCTGGAGCGTCTGCCCGAGATTCGCCGCAGCGTGAACCAGGAGCATGTGGGCCGGTGTGCGGGCATGCATTGGCAGCTGACCCGTTATGTGCCGAGCGACCCTCTGCCCAGGCCGGGATATCTGGATCATGCCGAACGGGGCGTGGAACTGGCCGCGTTCCTCACGGATTTTTCCCCGGCCTGCCGGAACCTGCCTTTGAAAGCGGCTGATCCGTTGGGTCCGGCTCTGGATCCACTTGCCTATGCCCGGGATCTGGAGGAAACGGTCCGGCGCGCCCACCCCCGGGTCCATTCCCGGCTTTGCGCTGTATTGCGCGGTTTGAAGTCGCATCAAGACGCCTTGTCCGCGTTGCCCGTATCCTGGCAACACGGGGATTTTCACCCCCTGAACGTGCTCTGGCGCGGCCGCAAAGCCGTGGCCGTCATTGATTGGGAATTTCTCGGGTTGCGGCCCGAGTGCTGGGATGTGGGGAATATGCTGGGTTGCCTCGGGTTTGAGCATCCGTCGGGGCTGGTGGGTCCGTTGGCGGCCGGGCTGGTTCAGGGCGTGGCCCGGGCCGGGATCCTTTCGGCCGCGTCCTGGGCTGTGCTTCCGGAGTTTATGGTTTTGCAACGCTCGGCCTGGCTTGCCGAGTGGCTTCGGCAGGGCGACGGGGATTTGGTGGACATGGAATTGGACTACATGGAATGGCTGCTGCGCGAGGCGGATCACCTGCGATCTGTTTGGAATAGTGCCGTTCCAGAGGGAGAAGCGGCATGA
- a CDS encoding ABC transporter ATP-binding protein: MAGEDENTGSGGTVEILKSIDLRIRPGEFVALQGTSGSGKSTLLHIIGLLDRATSGRYYLDGADVSTLDDNALSDLRNQRLGFVFQSFYLIPYATALDNVLLPGMYADRSQAELRRRAASLLERVGLGDRMRFKPTRLSGGQQQRVAMARAMLNDPDVILADEPTGQLDSQTSAEILELFTEINAAGTTIILVTHDEATAAAAQRVIRLHDGRVVEAEPI, translated from the coding sequence ATGGCCGGGGAGGACGAAAACACCGGCTCCGGCGGCACCGTGGAAATCCTCAAGAGCATTGACCTGCGCATCCGGCCCGGCGAGTTTGTGGCCTTGCAGGGAACCTCCGGCTCGGGAAAATCCACGCTTCTGCATATTATCGGTCTGTTGGACCGTGCCACCTCGGGCCGGTATTATCTGGACGGCGCGGATGTCTCCACCCTGGACGACAACGCCCTGTCGGACCTGCGCAACCAGCGGCTCGGATTTGTGTTTCAGAGTTTTTACCTCATTCCCTATGCCACGGCCCTGGACAATGTGCTCCTGCCCGGCATGTACGCGGACCGGTCCCAGGCGGAACTGCGTCGCCGGGCCGCTTCCTTGTTGGAACGCGTGGGACTTGGCGACCGGATGCGCTTTAAACCGACGCGGCTTTCCGGCGGCCAGCAGCAACGGGTGGCCATGGCCCGGGCCATGCTCAACGACCCGGACGTGATTTTGGCGGACGAACCCACCGGGCAGCTGGATTCGCAGACCAGCGCGGAGATTTTGGAATTGTTTACGGAAATCAATGCCGCAGGCACCACCATCATTCTTGTGACCCACGACGAGGCCACGGCCGCGGCCGCGCAACGGGTCATCCGCCTGCATGACGGCCGGGTGGTGGAGGCAGAGCCTATCTAA
- a CDS encoding efflux RND transporter periplasmic adaptor subunit, translated as MKKFILLGLILAVVAGVLIWRSSGTQREITVLQTASVEQGEVRHLLEATGIVKAQVGAQVKIGARATGVLVDIPVKVGDEVEAGQLVAEIDDREIRAKLAEAQARARLADAKAVRAAKDLERKKRLVSQKLEPQSSLDEALEDARVTRYESQAAAAALESLRVQLSYYRIFSPIHGVVSNITAQEGETVVSGLQVSNLITVLDPTRLEMWIYVDETDVGRTHPGQDVEFFVDAYPDRAFTGKVKLVYPEPEIRDNIVYYRALVDVIFDPEHPLRPEMTTQCRIVVERRENVPTMPNEAVKWVNGEQAVFVLRGGVPERVDVELGLRGLERSEVRSGLNVGDEVVTQLVLPDVGAGAR; from the coding sequence ATGAAAAAATTCATTCTCCTGGGCTTGATCCTGGCGGTAGTGGCCGGGGTGCTGATCTGGCGTTCCAGCGGCACCCAAAGGGAAATCACCGTGCTGCAGACCGCTTCGGTGGAACAGGGCGAGGTGCGCCACCTGCTGGAGGCCACGGGTATCGTCAAGGCGCAGGTGGGCGCGCAGGTCAAGATCGGCGCGCGCGCCACCGGCGTGCTGGTGGATATCCCCGTGAAGGTGGGGGACGAGGTCGAGGCCGGACAGCTTGTGGCCGAGATCGACGACCGGGAAATTCGGGCCAAGCTCGCCGAGGCCCAGGCCCGGGCGCGTCTTGCCGATGCCAAGGCAGTGCGCGCCGCCAAAGACCTGGAGCGCAAAAAACGGCTCGTCAGTCAAAAATTGGAGCCGCAGTCCTCTCTGGATGAAGCCCTGGAAGACGCCCGCGTGACGCGTTACGAATCCCAGGCCGCGGCCGCGGCTTTGGAGAGTCTGCGCGTGCAGCTTTCCTATTACCGCATCTTCAGCCCCATCCACGGAGTGGTCTCCAACATCACGGCCCAGGAAGGGGAAACCGTGGTTTCGGGGTTGCAGGTCTCCAACCTTATCACCGTGCTGGATCCCACCCGTCTGGAGATGTGGATCTATGTGGATGAAACCGACGTGGGCCGCACCCATCCGGGCCAGGATGTGGAGTTTTTCGTGGACGCCTACCCGGACCGCGCTTTTACCGGCAAGGTCAAGCTGGTCTATCCCGAACCGGAAATCCGTGACAACATTGTGTACTACCGCGCGTTGGTGGACGTGATCTTCGACCCCGAGCATCCCTTGCGCCCGGAGATGACCACCCAGTGTCGCATCGTGGTGGAGCGGCGGGAGAACGTGCCCACCATGCCCAATGAGGCCGTGAAGTGGGTCAACGGCGAGCAGGCCGTGTTTGTGCTGCGCGGCGGCGTTCCCGAGCGTGTGGACGTGGAGCTGGGGCTGCGCGGACTGGAGCGGAGCGAAGTGCGGTCCGGTCTGAACGTGGGTGACGAGGTGGTTACCCAGTTGGTGTTGCCGGACGTGGGGGCGGGGGCGCGATGA
- a CDS encoding phosphomannomutase/phosphoglucomutase, which yields MQRSGDAVFRAYDIRGVVGVDFTASWMERLGRAFGTWLSERGLGRVVLGRDGRASSPEYQLAMARGLLATGRDVLLGGCMATPVLYHAVHSLGTRAGGMVTASHNPPEYNGCKLWGGDTVLSPEEIQEVRYIFERGVFAVGRGVLGSHDPIPSWLEEVAGLERIQPPANGAKPLHIVVDGGNGPAGTLTADLLERAGAEAGIRVERLFCDVDPAFPNHHPDPVVEENMRQLQERVKTVGADLGLGLDGDGDRLGVVDETGELWPGDRLLALFARDVLTRVPGARIIADVKCSQRLFDDIETHGGEAVMGVTGHSIMKRALREQGAALAGELSGHIFFGQGFFGWDDAAYAALRLTALVSRSSRPVSRMLEDWSPAESTPEIRIPCPDEHKFEVVRRVQKDLEKQHRIIDVDGVRVLHPGGWGLVRASNTQPELTLRFEAATRTQLEELRTVVCDAVNRAVRALQ from the coding sequence ATGCAACGGAGTGGGGACGCCGTTTTCCGGGCCTATGACATTCGTGGTGTGGTTGGTGTGGATTTTACCGCATCCTGGATGGAGCGTCTTGGAAGGGCTTTTGGAACCTGGCTTTCGGAGCGCGGTTTGGGGCGGGTTGTCCTGGGGAGGGATGGGCGGGCCTCCTCGCCGGAATACCAGCTGGCCATGGCGCGGGGGCTGCTCGCCACGGGGCGGGACGTGCTCCTCGGGGGCTGCATGGCCACTCCCGTGCTGTACCATGCGGTGCATTCCCTGGGGACCAGGGCCGGGGGCATGGTCACGGCCAGCCACAATCCGCCGGAGTACAACGGTTGTAAGTTGTGGGGCGGGGACACCGTACTCAGCCCGGAAGAAATTCAGGAAGTACGTTATATTTTCGAGCGCGGGGTGTTTGCTGTCGGTCGCGGGGTGCTCGGCAGCCACGATCCCATTCCCTCCTGGCTGGAAGAGGTGGCCGGACTGGAACGCATTCAGCCGCCAGCCAATGGGGCGAAACCGCTGCACATCGTGGTGGATGGCGGCAATGGTCCGGCCGGAACGCTCACCGCGGATCTGCTGGAGCGGGCCGGAGCCGAGGCCGGTATCCGGGTGGAGCGGCTATTTTGTGACGTGGATCCCGCATTTCCCAACCACCATCCCGATCCGGTTGTGGAAGAGAATATGCGCCAGTTGCAGGAACGGGTCAAAACCGTGGGCGCGGACCTTGGCCTGGGCCTGGACGGGGATGGCGACCGCTTGGGCGTGGTGGATGAAACCGGGGAATTATGGCCTGGTGACCGTTTGTTGGCTCTCTTTGCCCGGGATGTGCTGACCCGCGTTCCCGGAGCGCGCATCATTGCGGACGTGAAATGCAGCCAGCGGCTGTTTGACGACATCGAGACCCATGGCGGGGAAGCGGTCATGGGCGTGACCGGCCATTCCATCATGAAACGGGCGCTTCGGGAGCAGGGCGCGGCCCTGGCCGGGGAACTGAGCGGACACATTTTTTTTGGGCAAGGCTTTTTCGGTTGGGACGACGCCGCGTACGCGGCCTTGCGGCTCACGGCCCTGGTGTCCCGCAGCTCCCGGCCGGTGTCGCGCATGTTGGAAGATTGGTCCCCGGCGGAGTCCACTCCGGAAATACGCATCCCCTGTCCCGATGAACACAAGTTTGAAGTGGTGCGCCGGGTGCAAAAAGATTTGGAAAAGCAGCATCGCATCATTGACGTGGACGGGGTTCGCGTGCTCCACCCCGGTGGGTGGGGTCTGGTGCGCGCCTCCAACACGCAGCCCGAGTTGACGCTGCGTTTCGAGGCCGCAACCCGCACACAATTGGAGGAATTACGCACTGTCGTGTGCGATGCAGTGAATCGCGCTGTACGCGCATTGCAATGA
- the hflK gene encoding FtsH protease activity modulator HflK, translated as MNWDWEKLQKQQQQRRGPLGGGPPNMDEFSEKLKQFKNFKFPGFKLLIVAVVVLWLLTGIFIVGPAERGVVKRFGEFNRETGPGLHYHVPYPIESVITLNVDQVRRIEIGFRSASQDRNFQQGQTRSVEDESLMLTGDENIVDVQFSIQYQVADAMSYLFNVDGPDATVKSAAEAAMREVIGKNRIDAALTTDKQRIMNQTQELMQHILDMYQTGILLVNLQMQNVHPPNEVIDAFKDVVSAREDRDRLRNEAEAYRRDILPRAKGRAEAMIREAEAFKAMQVLGAEGDASRFKAVADEYKKAKDVTRTRLYLETMEHVLQNPNTEKLILSDDALQKAVPYLPLGQLPDARPRTGGAKTQGGAQ; from the coding sequence ATGAACTGGGATTGGGAAAAACTGCAAAAGCAGCAGCAACAACGGCGCGGCCCTCTCGGCGGTGGTCCACCAAACATGGACGAATTCTCCGAGAAACTCAAACAATTCAAAAATTTCAAGTTCCCCGGCTTCAAGCTGCTCATTGTGGCGGTCGTGGTACTTTGGCTGCTGACCGGCATTTTCATCGTCGGACCGGCGGAACGGGGCGTGGTCAAACGGTTCGGAGAATTCAACCGGGAAACCGGGCCGGGACTGCATTATCACGTCCCCTACCCGATCGAAAGCGTGATCACCCTGAACGTGGACCAGGTGCGGCGCATTGAAATCGGCTTCCGCTCGGCCTCGCAGGACCGCAACTTCCAGCAGGGCCAGACGCGCAGCGTGGAGGATGAGTCCCTCATGCTCACCGGCGATGAGAACATCGTGGACGTGCAGTTCTCGATTCAGTACCAGGTCGCGGATGCCATGTCCTATCTTTTCAATGTGGACGGACCCGACGCCACGGTGAAATCCGCGGCCGAAGCCGCCATGCGCGAGGTCATCGGCAAAAACCGCATTGATGCGGCCCTGACCACGGACAAGCAGCGCATCATGAACCAGACCCAGGAACTGATGCAGCACATCCTGGACATGTACCAGACCGGCATCCTGCTCGTGAACCTCCAGATGCAAAACGTGCATCCGCCGAACGAAGTCATCGACGCGTTCAAGGACGTTGTCAGCGCCCGCGAAGACCGGGACCGGCTGCGCAACGAGGCGGAAGCCTACCGCCGGGACATCCTGCCCCGGGCCAAGGGACGGGCTGAAGCCATGATCCGTGAGGCCGAAGCCTTCAAGGCCATGCAGGTGCTTGGCGCCGAGGGTGACGCCTCCCGCTTCAAGGCCGTGGCCGATGAATACAAAAAGGCCAAGGACGTGACCCGCACCCGCCTCTACCTGGAAACCATGGAACACGTGCTCCAGAACCCGAATACCGAAAAATTGATCCTTTCGGACGACGCATTGCAAAAGGCCGTTCCCTACCTGCCGTTGGGCCAGTTGCCCGACGCCCGCCCGCGTACCGGCGGAGCCAAGACCCAGGGAGGTGCCCAGTGA
- the hflC gene encoding protease modulator HflC, which yields MKRSSIILLLLLFVVVVSALECAFTVDQTQRAILLQFGRPVGESSYDPGLHFKLPFVQDVLYFDSRILDYDAKPEEILTEDKKNMVVDSYAKWRIENPLTFYRKFKTIPGALARLDDVVRGQLREVLGRYELKEIVAHKRKELLEEVTVRTREQLKSFGISVVDVRIRRTDLPPENQRAIFNRMRAERERQAKQYRAEGQEMAAKIRAQADKERAVLLSEAQKKSQIIRGEGEAEATSIYATALEEAPDFYEFKRSLEAYEKSLKDGTRVIMTPKSPFLKHFQ from the coding sequence GTGAAGCGCTCCAGCATCATTCTCCTGCTCCTGCTCTTCGTCGTCGTTGTCTCGGCGCTGGAATGCGCCTTTACCGTAGACCAGACCCAGCGGGCCATCCTGCTGCAATTCGGTCGCCCCGTGGGTGAATCGTCCTATGATCCGGGCCTGCATTTCAAGCTGCCCTTCGTGCAGGACGTGCTCTACTTCGACTCCCGCATTCTGGACTACGACGCCAAGCCCGAGGAAATCCTCACCGAAGACAAAAAGAACATGGTGGTGGATTCCTACGCCAAATGGCGCATTGAGAATCCCCTTACCTTTTACCGTAAATTCAAAACAATCCCCGGGGCGCTGGCCCGACTGGACGACGTGGTTCGCGGCCAGTTGCGCGAGGTGCTCGGCCGCTATGAGCTGAAGGAAATCGTGGCCCACAAGCGCAAGGAACTGCTTGAGGAAGTGACGGTGCGCACCCGCGAACAACTCAAATCCTTCGGCATCAGCGTGGTGGACGTGCGCATTCGCCGCACGGACCTGCCCCCGGAAAACCAGCGCGCCATCTTCAACCGCATGCGGGCCGAGCGTGAACGCCAGGCCAAGCAGTACCGCGCCGAAGGCCAGGAAATGGCCGCCAAAATCCGCGCCCAGGCAGACAAAGAACGGGCTGTGCTGCTTTCCGAAGCGCAAAAAAAGTCGCAGATCATCCGAGGTGAGGGTGAGGCCGAGGCCACCAGCATTTATGCTACCGCCCTGGAGGAAGCTCCCGACTTCTACGAATTCAAGCGCAGCCTGGAAGCCTATGAAAAGAGCCTCAAGGACGGCACGCGGGTGATCATGACGCCCAAGTCCCCCTTCCTGAAGCACTTTCAATAG